From Stenotrophomonas maltophilia, a single genomic window includes:
- a CDS encoding c-type cytochrome → MRPQPLAACLALAVLLPLGAAAQPAPAPATPAPAPAPAAATAPAAPTGNFDNGRVLAYTCQGCHGITGYKNAYPSYRVPKIGGQTQQYLAQALTEYRQGKRRHPTMQAQSMSFSEQEIADLSVYLSTVK, encoded by the coding sequence CTCGCCGCTTGTCTCGCTCTGGCCGTCCTCCTGCCCCTTGGGGCCGCCGCACAGCCCGCTCCTGCTCCTGCCACACCTGCCCCGGCCCCGGCTCCCGCCGCTGCCACGGCACCTGCCGCCCCTACCGGCAACTTCGACAATGGCCGCGTCCTGGCCTACACCTGCCAGGGGTGCCACGGCATCACCGGCTACAAGAACGCCTACCCCAGTTACCGGGTGCCGAAGATCGGCGGCCAGACCCAGCAGTACCTGGCCCAGGCCCTGACCGAGTACCGCCAGGGCAAGCGCCGGCATCCAACGATGCAGGCGCAGTCGATGAGCTTCAGCGAACAGGAGATCGCCGATCTCTCTGTTTACCTGTCCACCGTCAAGTAA
- a CDS encoding c-type cytochrome produces MSKAAHPMRHAIALSVALLLAACSQSQVENSEKSAADPGHASGEHGSSSSAGLPAGREAAGEARAKVKGKATNQSCIDCHGADGNAPIDATYPKLGGQYGDYLAHALQAYRAGDRQHALMTPQAKDLSDQDIADLAAYFGSRPSQLRDLHGVK; encoded by the coding sequence ATGTCGAAAGCCGCGCATCCGATGCGTCATGCCATCGCCCTGTCCGTTGCCCTGCTGCTGGCCGCCTGTTCGCAGTCGCAGGTGGAAAACAGCGAAAAATCCGCCGCCGACCCGGGCCATGCCAGCGGCGAACACGGTTCTTCTTCATCGGCCGGCCTGCCTGCGGGCCGCGAGGCCGCCGGCGAAGCCCGCGCCAAGGTGAAGGGCAAGGCCACCAACCAGAGCTGCATCGACTGCCACGGGGCGGACGGCAATGCGCCGATCGATGCGACCTATCCGAAGCTGGGTGGCCAGTACGGTGACTACCTGGCGCACGCCCTGCAGGCCTACCGTGCCGGTGACCGCCAGCATGCGCTGATGACGCCGCAGGCCAAGGATCTGAGTGATCAGGACATCGCCGATCTGGCGGCGTACTTCGGCAGCCGGCCGAGCCAGCTGCGGGATCTGCACGGGGTCAAATGA
- a CDS encoding LysR family transcriptional regulator codes for MRLTLRQLQVFVAIADYGSTTAAGQAIALSQSASSAALQELEAHFGTPLFDRIGRRLALNGHGRALLEPARTLLVNAADLERQLAAGGDPAQGAPLRLVLAASTTIGNYLLPPRIAELLRQAPQAEVDLRIDNSAGVVAAVQRLDVDAGLIEGPCHERGLQVTAWQQDPLVIVAAADAPARWTMDELRSARWLLREPGSGTREAVEQALLPHLRGFAQTLQLGNTEAIKQAAIAGLGLACLSRHALEEPLALGRLRVLETPLPTLQRTLWLVRHPGKHWLPGLQALLGEVG; via the coding sequence ATGCGCCTGACCTTGCGCCAGCTGCAGGTCTTCGTCGCCATCGCTGACTACGGCAGCACCACCGCTGCGGGCCAGGCCATCGCGCTCTCGCAGTCGGCCAGCAGCGCCGCCCTGCAGGAGTTGGAGGCACATTTCGGCACCCCGCTGTTCGACCGCATCGGCCGTCGCCTGGCCCTGAACGGGCATGGCCGCGCGCTGCTGGAGCCGGCGCGCACGCTGCTGGTCAATGCCGCCGACCTGGAGCGGCAGCTGGCCGCTGGCGGCGACCCGGCGCAGGGCGCACCCCTGCGGCTGGTGCTGGCCGCCAGTACCACCATCGGCAACTACCTGCTGCCGCCGCGCATCGCCGAGCTGCTGCGGCAGGCGCCACAGGCCGAGGTCGACCTGCGCATCGACAACAGTGCCGGCGTGGTCGCTGCCGTGCAGCGGCTGGACGTCGACGCGGGCCTGATCGAGGGCCCGTGCCACGAGCGTGGCCTGCAGGTCACCGCCTGGCAGCAGGATCCGTTGGTGATTGTCGCGGCCGCCGACGCCCCGGCGCGATGGACGATGGATGAACTGCGCAGCGCCCGCTGGCTGCTGCGCGAACCCGGCTCCGGTACCCGCGAAGCCGTCGAACAGGCCCTGCTGCCGCACCTGCGCGGATTCGCCCAGACCCTGCAGCTGGGCAATACCGAAGCGATCAAGCAGGCCGCCATCGCCGGCCTCGGCCTGGCCTGCCTCTCGCGCCACGCGCTGGAAGAGCCGCTGGCTCTCGGCCGCCTGCGCGTGCTGGAGACCCCGCTGCCCACCCTGCAGCGCACCCTGTGGCTGGTACGCCACCCGGGCAAGCACTGGTTGCCGGGCTTGCAGGCGTTGTTGGGGGAAGTGGGGTAA
- a CDS encoding ATP-binding cassette domain-containing protein gives MPLITLQNVDFSVGGPLLLEKAELSIEPGERIALIGRNGAGKSTLLKLLSGDHKPDDGEVRVQQGVRATRLEQEVPHGAAGSVFDVVADGLGELGQWLAEFHHLSHAEVFDGEALGNVQAKIDAANGWGLDQRVSETLTKLDLDGEAEFGRLSGGMKRRVLLARALVSSPDVLLLDEPTNHLDIEAIDWLEAFLKGWSGSVVFVTHDRRFLRALATRIVEIDRGQVTSWPGDWANYERRREERLNAQAQENARFDKLLAQEEVWIRQGIKARRTRDEGRVRRLKAMRTERSQRRDLSGNVKMEAAQGVSSGKKVIDVKDISFAFGERTMVRDFSTTILRGDRIGLIGPNGSGKTTLLKLLLGELQPAKGEVNPGTNLQIAYFDQYRAVLREDWSAIENVAEGRDFLEFNGKRKHVHAYLQDFMFTPERARAPITRLSGGERNRLLLAKLFAQPSNLLVMDEPTNDLDVETLELLEELLGEYTGTLLLVSHDRDFIDNVVTSTLVMEGDGVIGEYVGGYSDWQRYAASIAAPAAAPAAKPAAAAPAAAAATPAAPKRKLAYKEARELEQLPKTIEKLEGDVEGLTSAMNDPSFYTRSSAEVTAHTQQLAKVQAELDAAYARWEELEG, from the coding sequence ATGCCTCTGATTACTCTGCAGAACGTCGACTTCAGCGTCGGCGGCCCGTTGTTGCTGGAAAAGGCCGAACTGTCGATCGAGCCGGGCGAACGCATCGCCCTGATCGGCCGCAATGGCGCCGGCAAATCCACCCTGCTCAAGCTGCTGTCCGGCGACCACAAGCCCGATGACGGCGAAGTCCGCGTGCAGCAGGGCGTGCGTGCCACCCGCCTGGAGCAGGAAGTGCCGCATGGCGCTGCCGGCTCGGTGTTCGACGTCGTGGCCGATGGCCTGGGCGAACTGGGCCAGTGGCTGGCCGAGTTCCACCATCTCAGCCACGCCGAAGTCTTCGATGGCGAAGCGCTCGGCAACGTGCAGGCCAAGATCGACGCCGCCAACGGCTGGGGACTGGACCAGCGCGTCAGCGAAACCCTGACCAAGCTCGACCTCGACGGCGAAGCCGAATTCGGCCGCCTGTCCGGCGGCATGAAGCGCCGCGTGCTGCTGGCGCGCGCGCTGGTGTCCAGCCCCGATGTGCTGCTGCTGGACGAACCGACCAACCACCTCGACATCGAAGCCATCGACTGGCTCGAAGCGTTCCTGAAGGGCTGGAGCGGCAGCGTGGTGTTCGTCACCCATGACCGCCGCTTCCTGCGTGCGCTGGCCACCCGCATCGTCGAGATCGACCGCGGCCAGGTCACCAGCTGGCCGGGCGACTGGGCCAACTACGAGCGCCGCCGCGAGGAACGCCTCAACGCGCAGGCGCAGGAAAACGCCCGCTTCGACAAGCTGCTGGCGCAGGAAGAAGTCTGGATCCGCCAGGGCATCAAGGCGCGCCGTACCCGCGACGAGGGCCGCGTACGCCGCCTGAAGGCGATGCGCACCGAACGCTCGCAGCGCCGCGATCTCAGCGGCAACGTCAAGATGGAAGCCGCGCAGGGCGTCAGCTCGGGCAAGAAGGTCATCGACGTCAAGGATATTTCGTTCGCCTTCGGCGAGCGCACGATGGTCCGTGACTTCAGCACCACCATCCTGCGTGGCGACCGCATCGGCCTGATCGGCCCCAACGGCAGTGGCAAGACCACCTTGCTGAAGCTGTTGCTGGGTGAACTGCAGCCGGCCAAGGGTGAGGTCAACCCCGGTACCAACCTGCAGATCGCCTATTTCGACCAGTACCGCGCGGTGCTGCGCGAAGACTGGAGCGCGATCGAGAACGTGGCCGAAGGCCGTGATTTCCTCGAGTTCAACGGCAAGCGCAAGCACGTGCATGCCTACCTGCAGGACTTCATGTTCACCCCGGAACGCGCGCGTGCGCCGATCACCCGCCTGTCCGGTGGCGAGCGCAACCGCCTGCTGCTGGCCAAGCTGTTCGCGCAGCCGTCCAACCTGCTGGTGATGGACGAACCGACCAACGACCTCGACGTAGAAACCCTGGAGCTGCTGGAAGAGCTGCTGGGCGAGTACACCGGCACCCTGCTGCTGGTCAGCCACGACCGTGATTTCATCGACAACGTGGTGACCTCCACGCTGGTGATGGAAGGCGACGGCGTGATCGGTGAGTACGTCGGTGGCTACAGCGACTGGCAGCGCTACGCGGCCAGCATCGCTGCACCTGCCGCGGCCCCGGCAGCCAAGCCGGCGGCAGCTGCACCGGCCGCTGCGGCGGCTACCCCCGCAGCGCCCAAGCGCAAGCTGGCCTACAAGGAAGCGCGCGAACTGGAACAGCTGCCGAAGACCATCGAGAAGCTGGAAGGCGACGTCGAAGGGCTGACCTCGGCGATGAACGACCCGTCGTTCTACACCCGCAGCAGTGCCGAAGTGACCGCGCACACCCAGCAGCTGGCCAAGGTCCAGGCCGAGCTGGATGCCGCGTACGCGCGCTGGGAAGAGCTGGAAGGCTGA